CGAAATTGACAAGGCACGTTTGATGATCTGACCATGTCGCCTGTCAAAGGTTTGCCGCAGTTCGGACATTGTGTTTCTTTCATAGGGTATTCCTCACTTTCCATTCCATATGTCTATTATACCAGAGTCCCTTCTGTTTCGTTTTGTTGCTGTTCAACACATTTTCACATTTTTTATCATCTACTTACTTGTCTCTGCCTTTAAAATCCTCTACGCTTAAATAGATCTTAATGGAGGGGATGTATGAATGCTTCCGATTAATAGACAGCAGCACATACTGAAGTGGCTGAAAGAAGAAGGCGCGCTCAGAATTTCTGACATCAGCGCAAAATTCGGCGTTTCGGAAATGACCGTATACAGAGATGTCAACCAGCTTGTTCAGTCAAATCAGGTCATCAAAACGGCCGGCGGCATCACGCTCCCAGCCCAAATACCTCAAGCAGGTCATATGTGCAGCTATTGCCTGAAGCCGGTCAATCAGGCTTTTTCGGTTCAGCTGATTACGGTAAACCAAGACATTGAACAGCTATGCTGCGCACACTGCGCGTTTTTGCGCTACGCAGATAAAACGGAAGAGGTTTCACACTTGATTTGCCGAGATTTTCTGTTACACACAACGGTCAGTGCCGGTTCGGCTTATTTTGTGGTTAATGCTGAATTAAACCTGCACTGCTGCCAGCCGCAGGCGATTCCGTTTGCAACACTCGACCATGCCGAACGGTTTCAAAAAGGATTCGGCGGAGCCGTCCACACGTTCGACCAGGCGCTCGAAGACATGCTTCGAGACAGAAAAAAGCGCTGCACCTGCACCAAGACATAACACAACATATACAGCGGAAGGTGGTGTTTGAGTGATGAAGCGAAACAGATGGTGGATCATCCTTCTGCTTTTTCTTGTTTTCCTGCCGAAAACAAGCTTTGCTCACGCCTATATTGTTACATCTTCACCCGGCGAAAACAGCGAATTAAAAAGCGCTCCTGCACAGGTGGAAATTGAATTTAATGAACCGATTGAAGAAGGGTTTCATTACATTAAAGTCTATAATTCAAACGGCGACCGGGTGGATACAGATAAAACTGAAATCAAAAAAAACAACAATCACATCATGGCGGTGAAGCTGAAAAAGGATCTGCCTCGTGATGTATACAGAGCGGAATGGAATGCTGTGTCCGCGGACGGGCATCCGGTCTCCGGCGTCATACCGTTCAGCATCGGGAAAGCGGAAGGCGGATTCAGCACCCAAAAAGCAGCCGGTTCAGCGCTTAATCCGGCAACAGCCGCAGACCGTGCGATTCTGTATACAGCCTTATCTCTATTTATCGGGACGGTTTTTTTCCATCTCTTCTGGTATAAAGGAGATTCAAAACAACTTGCCAAACGGACGAGATGTATCCTCATCATCTCGATCACCGCATTGGGACTGGCGCTTTTGCTTCAGCTTCCGATTCAAATAAAAGCAAACGCTGGCGGCGGCTGGGGCAGCGCCTTCCAGCCGGACTACATCAGAGAAACACTTCTAAAAACAGCAGGCGGCACCATTTGGATCATTCAAGCCGCGCTGTACGTGCTGCTTACGCTCTCTGTCATTCCTGCGATACGCAAAAACCGCTTTTCGTCCTTCGGATATTGGACAGCGCCGCTCATTTTCTTTTTCGGCCTCCTGCTCGCCAAAGCGTTTACCGGCCATGCAGCGGTTGTTGAAGAAAAAGCAG
The Bacillus vallismortis genome window above contains:
- a CDS encoding copper resistance CopC/CopD family protein; this translates as MKRNRWWIILLLFLVFLPKTSFAHAYIVTSSPGENSELKSAPAQVEIEFNEPIEEGFHYIKVYNSNGDRVDTDKTEIKKNNNHIMAVKLKKDLPRDVYRAEWNAVSADGHPVSGVIPFSIGKAEGGFSTQKAAGSALNPATAADRAILYTALSLFIGTVFFHLFWYKGDSKQLAKRTRCILIISITALGLALLLQLPIQIKANAGGGWGSAFQPDYIRETLLKTAGGTIWIIQAALYVLLTLSVIPAIRKNRFSSFGYWTAPLIFFFGLLLAKAFTGHAAVVEEKAVGILMDFLHLSSASIWVGGIAALVLLLANEWKQPDKTLAWETVSRFSPWALTAVGVILFSGLLNGFFIIRSMDSLFHTAYGQALLVKSGLFVLMLALGAVHFLLTRKQRRAGISRTVKAEWAIGIAVLITAAVFTSLPSPPEPGPEPFYQTKAIGNGQSVSLSISPNQPGKNVFDLRVTDHNGDPVKNIQQITLTVYKTGLSGSENKNTFQLKEKENGVFQDENLSINEKGNWKIKVHGLTGDFNEINIMFTKTN
- the ycnK gene encoding copper uptake transcriptional regulator YcnK, which produces MLPINRQQHILKWLKEEGALRISDISAKFGVSEMTVYRDVNQLVQSNQVIKTAGGITLPAQIPQAGHMCSYCLKPVNQAFSVQLITVNQDIEQLCCAHCAFLRYADKTEEVSHLICRDFLLHTTVSAGSAYFVVNAELNLHCCQPQAIPFATLDHAERFQKGFGGAVHTFDQALEDMLRDRKKRCTCTKT